In the genome of Enterococcus sp. DIV2402, the window TTTATTAGCTTGATGAAACTTTTCTTGTAGAATTACCTCTCATATAATAATTACAAATGTCAGGTCAAAAAAAAAACAGCTAGTTTTTCAACTAGTCTGTTTAAATGGTTCAATATGAATATCGGTATCAAATACATGAAATTCTTCATATAAAATCGTTTCAATTTCATCCGCGATGGCGTGACTTTTTTCGACTGTTAGATTTTTATCTACCTTTATAACAACATCTAAAAAGATATTTGCGCCATAATAACGACCACGAATGGACACCAGTTCATCTACGCCAGCAACTTGTTTCACTGCTTCCGAATATTCCGCTAACAAGTCTTCTTCAAAACCGTCTGATAGCGAAAAAGCACTTTCTCTAAAAATATCGACAGCTGTTTTTAGAATTAAACAAGCAACCACGACTGCAGTTAAACTATCTAACCAACCTAAATTGAAGGAAGCAGCAAAAATAGCAATAGATGTTCCTATACTGGTCCAGGCATCACTTCGATTGTCTTTTGCAGCAGCTAATAGTGCAGAGCTACGTACCTTTTCAGATAATTTTTTATTGTATAGGTAGACACCATACATGATAACTGCAGAAACTACACCCACAATTGCGGCACTACTATCAGGGCTATGCATGTCATTTTTCAAAATGGCTTGTATCGATGAATAAAGTACCTCTAATCCAATCAATAGCATGATAAAAGAGGTTATCAAACTAGCAACATTTTCAGCTTTCCAATGGCCATACGTATGATCTTTGTCTGCGGGTTTGCGAGCAATTCGTAACCCAATGAATACGACGATTGAGGCAATAATATCGGTAGAATTGTTTAATCCATCCGCAATAAGTGCTTTAGAATTGGCGAAATTTCCGACAATTAATTTTAGTACAGTGACAATAATATAGGAAACGATGCTAAGAATTGCACCGGTTTCAGCTTTTTTGAGGTCTTGTTGTCTATCTTTGTGCATGATTATCCCTCCATTAATATGAGTGCTCTTATCATACAAAAAATTTTCTGAAAAAAGGTGAACATTTGAGAAATGTAATGTTTTTGGTAGCACATATAACCTAGGTTTCAGTGCACCAAAAAATGGAATCAACAATCCTTAAAAATCACTTGTTAGCAACAATCAATAACGTTTAGCTA includes:
- a CDS encoding cation diffusion facilitator family transporter, with product MHKDRQQDLKKAETGAILSIVSYIIVTVLKLIVGNFANSKALIADGLNNSTDIIASIVVFIGLRIARKPADKDHTYGHWKAENVASLITSFIMLLIGLEVLYSSIQAILKNDMHSPDSSAAIVGVVSAVIMYGVYLYNKKLSEKVRSSALLAAAKDNRSDAWTSIGTSIAIFAASFNLGWLDSLTAVVVACLILKTAVDIFRESAFSLSDGFEEDLLAEYSEAVKQVAGVDELVSIRGRYYGANIFLDVVIKVDKNLTVEKSHAIADEIETILYEEFHVFDTDIHIEPFKQTS